Proteins encoded in a region of the Gammaproteobacteria bacterium genome:
- a CDS encoding M28 family metallopeptidase codes for MGRFYTLLGFLAFFHTSLAAGQALSHQALHDIAAAVSARRIQQDVVQLVSFGTRHTLSMTDSQVRGIGAARRWIKEEFERISADCGGCLEVFYVSGEASGNRIPEPTEVVSVVALQRGSVNPDRVVLMSGDIDSRVSDPMNSTSYSPGANDNASGMAGVLEAARLLSRYQFGSSIAYVGLSGEEQGLYGGAIVGDYALANGWNLDAVLNNDMIGNTTGVNGVTNNTTARVFSEGTRYVETEEEARQRRFQGGEVDSPSRNLARYIDELADRYIPNLDVMMVYRLDRFGRGGHHRPFNERGFPAVRIMETNENYTQQHQDVRVENGIAYGDVLEHVDFDYAARLTGLNAVTLASLAWAPEPPAAVGIRGQVSPDTTLSWQRVPGAASYRIHWRLTTSPTWTFSRDVGDVEQFTLENVVIDNYFFGVSSVSSEGHQSPVVFPGPAGAF; via the coding sequence ATGGGTCGTTTTTACACTCTGCTGGGCTTTTTGGCGTTTTTCCACACCAGTCTTGCGGCCGGTCAGGCCCTCAGCCACCAGGCGCTGCACGACATAGCCGCTGCTGTGTCAGCCCGGCGCATCCAGCAGGATGTCGTGCAACTGGTTAGTTTCGGCACGCGTCATACCCTGTCAATGACAGACTCCCAGGTACGTGGCATCGGGGCCGCCAGACGCTGGATCAAAGAGGAGTTCGAGCGAATTTCGGCTGACTGCGGTGGCTGTCTGGAAGTTTTTTATGTCAGCGGCGAGGCCTCCGGCAACCGTATTCCGGAGCCCACCGAGGTGGTCAGCGTCGTGGCCCTGCAGCGTGGCAGCGTGAACCCCGATCGCGTGGTGCTGATGAGCGGTGATATTGATTCCCGGGTCAGTGATCCGATGAATTCCACCTCCTACTCTCCCGGAGCCAACGACAATGCCTCCGGAATGGCCGGAGTACTGGAGGCTGCCCGGCTGCTGAGCCGGTATCAGTTTGGCAGCTCTATCGCTTATGTGGGCCTGTCTGGCGAGGAACAGGGCCTTTACGGGGGCGCTATTGTTGGTGACTACGCCCTCGCCAACGGCTGGAACCTGGACGCCGTGCTCAACAACGATATGATCGGCAATACCACCGGCGTCAACGGCGTCACCAACAACACCACCGCACGGGTGTTTTCCGAAGGCACCCGCTACGTGGAAACTGAAGAAGAAGCACGCCAGCGCCGATTTCAGGGCGGTGAAGTGGATTCCCCCTCACGTAACCTGGCCCGCTACATTGATGAACTGGCTGATCGTTATATACCTAACCTGGATGTGATGATGGTGTATCGGCTGGATCGATTCGGCCGTGGCGGGCATCACCGCCCCTTCAACGAAAGGGGTTTTCCTGCCGTGCGCATCATGGAGACCAATGAAAATTACACCCAGCAGCACCAGGACGTGCGGGTTGAAAACGGCATCGCCTACGGCGACGTACTCGAGCATGTGGATTTTGATTACGCCGCCAGGCTGACCGGGCTGAATGCGGTAACCCTGGCATCCCTGGCCTGGGCACCGGAGCCTCCGGCGGCAGTCGGCATCCGGGGCCAGGTCAGCCCGGACACTACCCTCAGCTGGCAGCGAGTACCGGGCGCGGCGTCCTACCGGATTCACTGGCGCCTTACCACATCGCCGACCTGGACGTTCTCCCGTGACGTCGGGGATGTGGAGCAGTTCACCCTGGAAAATGTCGTTATCGATAACTATTTCTTCGGGGTTTCCAGCGTTTCGTCCGAGGGCCACCAGAGTCCTGTAGTGTTCCCGGGCCCAGCCGGCGCATTCTGA
- a CDS encoding tetratricopeptide repeat protein has translation MSETVISITSAGGNRFSGVAGSLLLIAVLAAPAARSGQDQSPPPVPLDADAAAAAVEFSRELERRQQAIEQLQSELGLYDPALVEMYDDLARVYQEYGDLDQALAMYREALQLTRISAGLNSEEQLPYIDKLINSSLAIGDWQQADDMHQLRYYLKNRLYEPADPRYAAAVAELGDWKLRTMRENLLNEGYRGIGQEAEELSDIYQKSIARIQASPDFSEKSLLPLYRGKSRADLETARVLASTPYQFFEGTVSRFVYQTVCNNVSDGQGGVVRQCTNVRRENPRYRDSQRDNKRMMVYRSVREVEVSLQSLDAILARNPDIPAAERERLASEIRELQTEFLAIQRSTRRSLLY, from the coding sequence ATGTCGGAGACAGTCATTTCAATTACCAGCGCAGGTGGAAACCGCTTTAGCGGGGTTGCCGGGTCCTTGCTGCTGATCGCCGTTCTGGCGGCGCCCGCGGCGCGGAGTGGGCAGGATCAGAGCCCACCGCCGGTTCCTCTGGACGCCGATGCTGCGGCGGCGGCCGTTGAGTTCAGCCGTGAACTTGAGCGCCGCCAGCAGGCCATCGAGCAGTTGCAAAGTGAACTCGGGCTCTATGACCCGGCCCTGGTGGAAATGTATGACGACCTGGCCCGGGTTTACCAGGAGTATGGGGATCTGGATCAGGCCCTGGCGATGTACCGGGAGGCCCTGCAACTGACCCGCATCAGTGCCGGGCTCAATAGCGAAGAGCAGCTGCCCTATATCGACAAGCTCATCAACAGCAGCCTGGCCATTGGCGACTGGCAGCAGGCTGACGACATGCATCAGCTGCGTTATTACCTGAAGAATCGCCTCTATGAGCCGGCCGATCCGCGCTATGCGGCGGCTGTGGCCGAGCTTGGTGACTGGAAGCTGCGCACCATGCGGGAAAACCTGCTGAACGAGGGCTATCGTGGCATTGGCCAGGAGGCGGAAGAGCTCAGTGATATCTACCAGAAGAGTATCGCTCGTATTCAGGCCAGCCCGGATTTCAGCGAAAAATCCCTGCTGCCCCTGTATCGGGGTAAATCCCGCGCTGATCTGGAAACCGCAAGGGTGCTGGCCAGTACCCCCTATCAGTTTTTCGAAGGCACTGTCAGTCGTTTTGTTTACCAGACAGTCTGCAACAATGTCAGTGACGGCCAGGGTGGTGTGGTTCGCCAGTGCACCAATGTGCGGCGGGAAAACCCCCGTTACCGTGATTCGCAGCGGGACAACAAGCGCATGATGGTGTACCGCAGCGTGCGGGAAGTGGAGGTTTCGTTGCAGAGTCTCGACGCTATCCTGGCCCGGAATCCTGACATCCCGGCCGCTGAGCGAGAACGACTGGCCAGTGAAATCCGCGAGTTGCAGACGGAGTTTCTGGCCATTCAGCGCAGTACCCGTCGCAGCCTGCTGTACTGA
- a CDS encoding peroxiredoxin produces MLQLVRNGFRVLTGSLLSALLLASPLAAALEVGDKAPDFSLQGSDGETYTLSQFLGEKPVVIAFFPKAFTGGUTMQCKALRDSAREITRFDVAYFMASVDDLETNTAFAEEHQAGFPILSDPSKEMSSAYGVLGASGFNNRWTYYIGSDGTVLKIDKQTNPATAGVDLTRTMAELGFPLVAGN; encoded by the coding sequence ATGTTACAACTTGTACGCAACGGCTTCAGGGTGCTGACCGGCAGCCTGTTAAGCGCGTTACTGCTGGCGAGTCCGCTGGCAGCAGCCTTGGAGGTTGGCGACAAAGCACCGGATTTTTCCCTGCAGGGGTCGGATGGCGAGACGTATACGCTATCGCAGTTCCTGGGTGAGAAGCCGGTGGTTATCGCTTTTTTCCCCAAAGCCTTCACTGGTGGCTGAACCATGCAATGTAAAGCGCTGCGTGACAGTGCTCGAGAAATTACACGGTTCGATGTCGCCTATTTCATGGCCAGTGTCGATGACCTGGAAACCAATACCGCCTTTGCCGAGGAACACCAGGCAGGGTTTCCGATTCTGTCGGATCCCAGCAAGGAAATGTCTTCCGCTTACGGGGTATTGGGGGCAAGCGGTTTCAACAACCGCTGGACCTACTACATCGGCAGTGACGGTACAGTCCTGAAAATCGATAAGCAGACCAACCCTGCGACAGCCGGTGTGGATTTGACCCGCACCATGGCAGAGCTTGGTTTTCCGCTGGTTGCAGGTAACTGA